In Gordonia phthalatica, one genomic interval encodes:
- a CDS encoding HNH endonuclease family protein: MRRAFGFRRRWFRSHRTPGRIRLTGKQWTWLVVFAVVSVIVATGVGTPHEPPRVDARVVAAARARLAGLRVLDRRPPHDVDYDRNAFGPAWTDAADVRGGRNGCDTRNDILARDLAVTARTATESCPDAVAAGSLTSPYTGRPISFRRGRASAAVQIDHVVPLALAWDLGASAWPQPRRWAFANDPSNLVAVDADSNQTKSDYEPARWMPPLRAFHCQYAVAFISVLAAYGLPVDAPSRDTLDEALRRC; encoded by the coding sequence ATGCGGCGTGCATTCGGCTTTCGACGGCGGTGGTTCCGGTCGCACCGGACGCCGGGACGCATCCGGCTGACCGGGAAGCAGTGGACGTGGCTCGTCGTGTTCGCCGTCGTCTCGGTGATCGTGGCGACCGGTGTCGGGACGCCTCACGAACCTCCGCGGGTCGACGCGCGCGTCGTCGCTGCGGCGCGCGCACGACTGGCGGGATTGCGGGTGCTCGACCGGCGACCGCCGCACGACGTCGACTACGACCGCAACGCCTTCGGGCCGGCCTGGACCGATGCGGCCGATGTCCGCGGCGGTCGTAACGGCTGCGACACCCGCAACGACATCCTCGCCCGCGACCTCGCCGTCACCGCCCGGACCGCCACCGAGTCGTGCCCCGATGCCGTCGCAGCCGGTTCCCTCACCAGCCCGTACACGGGTCGGCCCATCAGCTTTCGACGCGGCCGCGCGTCGGCGGCCGTCCAGATCGACCACGTCGTCCCGCTCGCGTTGGCGTGGGACCTGGGTGCTTCCGCGTGGCCGCAGCCCCGACGCTGGGCGTTCGCGAACGACCCGTCGAACCTCGTCGCCGTCGACGCGGACAGCAACCAGACCAAATCCGACTACGAACCAGCCCGGTGGATGCCGCCGCTCCGCGCCTTCCACTGCCAGTACGCGGTCGCGTTCATCAGTGTGCTGGCGGCCTACGGACTGCCGGTCGACGCGCCGTCGAGGGATACCCTCGATGAGGCTTTGCGCCGTTGTTGA
- a CDS encoding DUF305 domain-containing protein encodes MKTRLVASTIAAAAVVAGVAACSPNEQASDATTSSMSHATMTHDMGSHDKGSNDTGATEANTGEHNDADVMFAQMMLPHHEQAIVMSDIILGKKDIPENVTAMAKQIKDAQGPEITTLKGWLKGWNAPVDAPMDHEMDGMLSDADLDKLRAANGTEAAKLFLTQMIEHHEGAVDMAEEQIETGKNADAVEMARSIVDSQQKEIDEMKAMLKGL; translated from the coding sequence GTGAAAACCCGTCTCGTCGCCTCGACGATCGCCGCTGCCGCCGTCGTCGCCGGCGTCGCCGCCTGCAGCCCGAACGAGCAGGCTTCGGACGCCACGACCAGTTCGATGTCGCACGCGACCATGACCCACGACATGGGCTCCCATGACAAGGGCTCGAACGACACGGGAGCCACCGAGGCGAACACCGGCGAGCACAACGACGCCGACGTCATGTTCGCGCAGATGATGCTCCCGCACCACGAGCAGGCGATCGTGATGAGCGACATCATCCTCGGCAAGAAGGACATCCCGGAGAACGTCACGGCGATGGCCAAGCAGATCAAGGACGCTCAGGGACCGGAGATCACCACGCTCAAGGGCTGGTTGAAGGGCTGGAACGCTCCCGTCGACGCGCCGATGGATCACGAGATGGACGGCATGCTGTCCGACGCCGACCTCGACAAGCTCCGCGCCGCCAACGGCACCGAGGCAGCCAAGCTGTTCCTGACACAGATGATCGAGCACCACGAGGGCGCCGTCGACATGGCTGAGGAGCAGATCGAGACCGGCAAGAACGCGGACGCCGTCGAGATGGCCCGCTCCATCGTCGACTCTCAGCAGAAGGAGATCGACGAGATGAAGGCGATGCTGAAGGGGCTGTGA
- a CDS encoding response regulator transcription factor — MVVEDEHALASLVTSYLERDGFEVTATGDGADAVALARTVDPDVVVLDLGLPSLDGVEVCRQLRTFSDAYVLMLTARADEVDTLIGLSVGADDYMTKPFSPRELSARIQARMRRPRTGFTGDRGTAEPARVFGPLSIDVLGREVTVDGESIHLTRTEFDVLATLSSAPGTVFSRAQLIEAVWGPTWVGDDHMVDVHIGHVRRKLGDDAARGQYVRTVRGVGYRMGTGE; from the coding sequence ATGGTGGTGGAGGACGAGCACGCGCTCGCATCGTTGGTGACGTCGTACCTGGAGCGCGACGGCTTCGAGGTCACGGCGACCGGCGACGGCGCCGATGCGGTCGCGCTGGCGCGGACGGTGGATCCCGATGTCGTCGTCCTAGACCTGGGGCTGCCGAGCCTCGACGGCGTCGAGGTGTGCCGACAACTGCGGACCTTCTCCGACGCCTACGTGTTGATGCTGACCGCGCGCGCCGACGAGGTCGACACGCTCATCGGGCTGTCGGTCGGCGCCGACGACTACATGACCAAACCGTTCAGCCCGCGCGAACTGTCGGCCCGGATCCAGGCGCGGATGCGTCGCCCGCGCACCGGCTTCACCGGCGACCGCGGAACCGCCGAACCCGCCCGCGTCTTCGGGCCGCTCAGCATCGACGTCCTCGGCCGCGAGGTCACCGTCGACGGGGAGTCCATCCACCTCACGCGCACCGAATTCGACGTCCTCGCGACCCTGTCGTCGGCGCCGGGCACGGTCTTTTCCCGCGCCCAGCTCATCGAGGCCGTGTGGGGACCGACGTGGGTCGGCGACGACCACATGGTGGACGTCCACATCGGCCACGTCCGCCGCAAACTCGGCGACGACGCCGCCCGCGGACAGTACGTCCGGACCGTCCGCGGCGTCGGCTACCGGATGGGGACAGGGGAGTGA
- a CDS encoding NUDIX hydrolase, with translation MTDRVVTVSAVVLRDVDGRVLTARKNGSELFMFPGGKLDPGETFAEAAVREAHEELGVEIDLAALTPLGRFDAAAANEEGFTVVAEVFEHPLVGDPVASAEIAELAWVDPADDSRTDIAPLLRDAVFPVLSRR, from the coding sequence GTGACCGACCGAGTGGTGACAGTGAGCGCGGTGGTCCTGCGCGACGTCGACGGCCGCGTCCTCACCGCGCGGAAGAACGGCTCGGAGCTGTTCATGTTCCCCGGCGGCAAGCTCGATCCGGGGGAGACGTTCGCCGAGGCCGCCGTCCGCGAGGCTCACGAGGAGCTGGGCGTCGAGATCGACCTCGCGGCACTGACTCCCCTCGGCCGCTTCGACGCTGCCGCCGCCAATGAGGAGGGCTTCACGGTCGTCGCCGAGGTCTTCGAGCATCCGCTCGTCGGCGATCCGGTCGCCTCCGCGGAGATCGCGGAACTCGCGTGGGTGGATCCGGCCGACGACTCCCGCACCGACATTGCGCCGTTGCTGCGCGATGCGGTGTTCCCGGTGCTGTCTCGGCGCTGA
- a CDS encoding CBS domain-containing protein, with protein MRISQILGKKGSGVITVRGSASVRSLLATLDEWNIGAVVVIGDGGGLEGIASERDVVRRLYSTGASILDGPISAIMTPVMHTCSPEDQIEGLRATMTEHRIRHLPVLDNGELVGIISIGDVVKSAIDELEAEREHLVQYIQH; from the coding sequence ATGCGGATATCGCAGATTCTGGGCAAGAAGGGCAGCGGAGTCATCACCGTGCGGGGGAGCGCATCGGTGCGCAGCCTGCTCGCGACCCTCGATGAATGGAACATCGGGGCCGTGGTGGTGATCGGTGACGGCGGCGGACTGGAGGGGATCGCGTCCGAACGCGACGTGGTCCGGCGGCTGTACTCGACCGGTGCGTCGATTCTCGACGGCCCGATCTCGGCGATCATGACCCCGGTGATGCACACGTGCTCGCCGGAGGATCAGATCGAGGGCCTGCGCGCCACGATGACCGAGCACCGCATTCGGCATCTGCCGGTCCTGGACAACGGCGAACTGGTCGGGATCATCAGCATCGGCGACGTCGTGAAGAGCGCGATAGACGAACTCGAAGCCGAACGCGAGCACCTGGTCCAGTACATCCAGCACTGA
- a CDS encoding enoyl-CoA hydratase/isomerase family protein has protein sequence MASDLIHVDDNGVLTLTLSTAAAGTSLDHGLVLEARDTLRAVVRGAIDADAVLLRGDGKNFCAGGNVAKFGSADDRSDYLRGLADDLHSAIGFLYETQLPVVAAVKGWAAGAGMSLVLHADVAIGGPATKMRPAYPGIGLSPDGGMSWQLPRVVGAARARYIIMTDQILDADQALSMGILSEIVDDDAVEQSAYDLAAQLAAGPRGSHRAIRTLVHESATRSLTDHLAAEAATIAGLSVTAEGVEGVDAFLAKRKADYRGVR, from the coding sequence ATGGCTTCCGATCTGATTCATGTCGACGACAACGGCGTCCTCACCCTCACCCTCTCGACCGCGGCGGCGGGCACCTCGCTCGACCACGGGCTGGTCCTCGAGGCGCGTGACACGTTGCGCGCGGTGGTGCGCGGTGCCATCGACGCCGACGCCGTCCTGCTGCGCGGCGACGGGAAGAACTTCTGCGCAGGCGGCAACGTCGCGAAGTTCGGTTCGGCCGACGACCGTTCCGACTACCTGCGCGGCCTGGCTGACGATCTCCACTCGGCCATCGGCTTCCTCTACGAGACGCAGTTGCCCGTGGTCGCCGCCGTCAAGGGCTGGGCGGCCGGCGCGGGCATGAGCCTGGTGCTGCACGCCGACGTCGCGATCGGCGGACCGGCCACCAAGATGCGCCCGGCGTACCCGGGTATCGGGCTCTCACCCGACGGCGGGATGTCGTGGCAGCTCCCCCGCGTCGTCGGCGCGGCGCGCGCCCGCTACATCATCATGACCGATCAGATCCTCGACGCCGACCAGGCGCTGAGCATGGGCATCCTGTCCGAGATCGTCGACGACGACGCCGTCGAGCAGTCCGCCTACGACCTGGCGGCGCAGCTCGCCGCGGGCCCCCGCGGCTCGCACCGCGCCATCCGCACCCTGGTCCACGAGAGCGCCACCCGCTCGCTCACCGACCACCTGGCGGCCGAGGCCGCGACCATCGCGGGACTCAGCGTCACCGCCGAGGGCGTCGAGGGAGTCGACGCGTTCCTGGCGAAGCGGAAGGCCGACTACCGCGGCGTGCGGTAG
- a CDS encoding GNAT family N-acetyltransferase: MTSVVVRAATADDLPALQDIEVAAGRAFADLGMDLVAGDEPASLGTLLTYVEGGRAWVAVESDQPCGYLIADLVDGCGHIEQVSVHPDFRGRRIGHDLIARGEAWARTLGLPALTLRTYRDVPWNGPYYERLGFRYLTVETAGLAAIRRREADAGLDAWPRACMRREIV, from the coding sequence GTGACCTCCGTCGTCGTCCGTGCCGCGACCGCCGATGACCTGCCCGCCCTGCAGGACATCGAGGTCGCGGCCGGTCGTGCCTTCGCCGACCTCGGCATGGATCTCGTCGCCGGCGACGAGCCGGCTTCGCTGGGCACCTTGCTCACCTACGTCGAGGGCGGTCGTGCGTGGGTCGCGGTGGAGTCGGATCAGCCGTGCGGCTACCTGATCGCGGACCTCGTCGACGGATGCGGACACATCGAGCAGGTCTCGGTGCACCCCGACTTCCGCGGCCGGCGCATCGGCCACGACCTCATCGCTCGCGGCGAGGCGTGGGCGCGCACACTCGGTCTGCCCGCACTGACCCTGAGGACCTACCGCGACGTCCCCTGGAACGGGCCGTACTACGAGCGACTCGGCTTCAGGTATCTGACCGTCGAAACAGCCGGGTTGGCGGCGATTCGACGCCGGGAAGCCGATGCGGGCCTCGACGCGTGGCCGCGCGCGTGCATGCGCCGCGAGATCGTCTGA
- a CDS encoding gamma carbonic anhydrase family protein, whose amino-acid sequence MAVYALGDREPTLGKDVFIHPDATVIGAVTLGDGVSIWPGCVLRGDYGTITIGDRSNIQDGTVIHCTFVDATVLGSGCVVGHNAHIEGSTIGDDVLVASGSIVLNKSVIGSGSVIGAGAVVPYGFEVPERSMALGVPAKIREGYQVPEGHLDQNVELYYQNAQYYRQSLRRLD is encoded by the coding sequence ATGGCTGTCTACGCACTCGGCGATCGTGAGCCGACCCTCGGCAAAGACGTTTTCATTCACCCCGACGCGACGGTGATCGGCGCCGTGACGCTCGGCGACGGCGTCTCCATCTGGCCCGGCTGCGTGCTGCGCGGCGACTACGGCACCATCACGATCGGCGACCGCAGCAACATTCAGGACGGCACCGTCATCCATTGCACGTTCGTCGACGCCACCGTTCTCGGCTCGGGCTGCGTGGTCGGCCACAACGCGCACATCGAGGGCTCGACCATCGGCGACGACGTCCTCGTCGCCTCCGGTTCCATCGTGCTGAACAAATCGGTGATCGGCTCGGGTTCGGTGATCGGTGCGGGCGCCGTGGTGCCCTACGGTTTCGAGGTGCCGGAGCGTTCGATGGCGCTCGGTGTGCCCGCCAAGATCCGCGAAGGCTACCAGGTGCCCGAGGGCCACCTGGACCAGAACGTGGAGCTGTACTACCAGAACGCGCAGTACTACCGGCAGAGCCTGCGGAGGCTCGACTGA
- a CDS encoding DAK2 domain-containing protein — MGDGSTSINPQLIRDWAQSCADGLEAMRSEINALNVFPIPDSDTGSNMAHTMAGAVAALDELADHSDLQVVTRALADAAVSNARGNSGVILSQVLIGLADAADLAVAENDPDFNRLVKNGLRLAALAARRAVSQPREGTVLTVLTVAADSASANVKGSPADLARAVADDCAEALELTPEQMPELASAGVVDAGARGFLVMADAMVLVVTGVANKRRAYRGILTAGGGLTGHDNGECAGAGDTDFEVMYLLETTDGSRISALRDRLGELGDSIVIVGDSSTDSERFSVHVHTDEPGAAVEAGVALGCLSDIRISCFALDAIRSAPGANDPPPRYKRAVVALVIGDGAEELFTEAGASVVRADHGVHPATLSEAIRAADSAHVIVMGNGMMSSQDLVQVGAEARSPQRSVVFLPTLSMVQCLSALAVHEPDEESDVDAFAMAEAAAGTRWGSLMRSNSKMMTLAGTCDIGDTLGLIGSDVLVIAPEQKQAATALLDLMLATGGEMVTVLAGRDLDDEAREAISNHVRTHYAGIELALYEAGQSSDLLQVGVE; from the coding sequence ATGGGTGACGGCAGCACATCGATCAATCCGCAGCTCATTCGCGATTGGGCGCAGTCGTGCGCCGACGGACTCGAAGCCATGCGGTCGGAGATCAATGCGCTCAACGTCTTCCCGATCCCCGACTCCGACACGGGCAGCAACATGGCCCACACCATGGCCGGTGCGGTGGCCGCCCTCGACGAGTTGGCCGACCACTCAGACCTCCAGGTGGTGACCCGCGCCCTCGCCGACGCGGCCGTCTCCAACGCCCGCGGCAACTCGGGCGTCATCCTGTCGCAGGTCCTCATCGGCCTGGCCGACGCCGCCGACCTCGCCGTCGCCGAGAACGACCCCGACTTCAACCGGCTCGTCAAGAACGGCCTCCGTCTCGCCGCGCTCGCCGCCCGCCGCGCGGTGAGTCAACCGCGCGAGGGCACCGTCCTCACCGTCCTCACCGTGGCCGCCGACAGCGCATCCGCGAACGTGAAGGGGTCGCCCGCCGACCTTGCGCGCGCCGTCGCCGACGACTGCGCCGAAGCCCTGGAGCTGACCCCGGAGCAGATGCCGGAGCTCGCCAGCGCGGGGGTCGTCGACGCGGGTGCCCGCGGGTTCCTGGTGATGGCCGATGCGATGGTCCTGGTGGTGACCGGCGTCGCGAACAAGCGCCGCGCCTACCGCGGCATCCTGACCGCGGGCGGCGGCCTCACCGGCCACGACAACGGCGAGTGCGCAGGTGCCGGCGACACCGACTTCGAGGTCATGTACCTCCTGGAGACGACCGACGGATCGCGGATCAGCGCGCTGCGCGACCGGCTCGGTGAGCTCGGCGACTCGATCGTCATCGTCGGAGACAGCTCCACCGACTCCGAGCGCTTCTCCGTCCACGTCCACACCGACGAGCCAGGTGCGGCCGTCGAGGCCGGCGTCGCCCTCGGCTGCCTGTCGGACATCCGGATCAGCTGCTTCGCGCTCGATGCCATCCGGTCCGCGCCCGGAGCCAACGACCCGCCGCCGCGGTACAAGCGGGCGGTGGTCGCCCTCGTCATCGGCGACGGCGCGGAGGAGCTCTTCACCGAAGCCGGCGCGTCCGTCGTCCGCGCCGACCACGGCGTGCACCCGGCGACGCTGTCGGAGGCCATCCGTGCCGCCGACAGCGCCCACGTGATCGTGATGGGCAACGGCATGATGTCGTCGCAGGATCTGGTCCAGGTGGGCGCCGAGGCGCGCTCGCCGCAGCGGTCGGTGGTCTTCCTGCCGACCCTGTCGATGGTGCAGTGCCTGTCTGCGCTGGCCGTCCACGAACCCGACGAGGAGTCCGACGTCGACGCCTTCGCCATGGCCGAGGCTGCGGCGGGTACCCGGTGGGGCTCGCTGATGCGGTCCAACAGCAAGATGATGACCCTCGCGGGGACCTGCGACATCGGCGACACCCTCGGGCTGATCGGCTCCGACGTCCTGGTGATCGCACCCGAGCAGAAACAGGCCGCCACCGCACTGCTGGACCTGATGCTCGCGACCGGCGGTGAGATGGTCACAGTTCTCGCCGGCCGCGACCTCGACGACGAGGCGCGCGAAGCCATCTCCAACCACGTGCGCACCCACTACGCGGGCATCGAGCTGGCACTGTACGAGGCGGGACAGTCCAGCGACCTGCTGCAGGTCGGCGTCGAATGA
- a CDS encoding uracil-DNA glycosylase, which produces MTAKPLSELIDPGWATALRPVEPVVAEMGEFLRAENAAGRHYLPAGKNVLRAFTQPFADVRVLIVGQDPYPTPGHAVGLSFSVAPDVQPIPRSLQNIYKEYCEDLGYPKPSTGDLTPWAEQGVLLLNRVLTVMPGQPASHRNKGWEAVTECAIKALAARDEPLVAILWGNDARRTAEWLPDVPTIESVHPSPLSASRGFFGSRPFSRANTELLDIGGEPVDWRLP; this is translated from the coding sequence ATGACCGCGAAACCGCTCTCCGAACTGATCGATCCCGGCTGGGCCACCGCCCTGCGTCCGGTGGAGCCAGTGGTCGCGGAGATGGGCGAGTTCCTGCGCGCCGAGAACGCCGCGGGTCGCCACTACCTCCCGGCCGGGAAGAACGTGCTGCGCGCGTTCACGCAGCCCTTCGCCGACGTCCGCGTCCTGATCGTCGGTCAGGACCCGTATCCGACGCCCGGCCACGCGGTGGGCCTGAGCTTCTCGGTGGCGCCCGACGTCCAGCCGATTCCGCGGTCCCTGCAGAACATCTACAAGGAGTACTGCGAGGACCTCGGCTACCCGAAGCCGTCGACCGGCGATCTGACGCCGTGGGCCGAGCAGGGCGTGCTGCTCCTGAACCGCGTGCTGACCGTCATGCCCGGTCAGCCCGCGTCTCACCGCAACAAGGGGTGGGAAGCGGTCACCGAGTGTGCCATCAAGGCACTCGCCGCCCGCGACGAGCCGCTGGTCGCGATCCTGTGGGGCAACGACGCCCGCAGAACGGCCGAGTGGCTGCCCGACGTCCCGACCATCGAGTCGGTGCACCCGTCGCCGCTGTCGGCGTCGCGCGGGTTCTTCGGTTCCCGACCCTTCTCGCGCGCCAACACCGAACTCCTCGACATCGGCGGCGAGCCGGTGGACTGGCGCCTGCCCTGA
- the recG gene encoding ATP-dependent DNA helicase RecG, protein MLTTASPLSESSIDPALLTKLHGLELTTVGELLRYVPRRYIRRGHLTESERPEPGEWITVIGRIQKAQMIQMKRRYGQFLKVVVNDGRANYEASFFNARWIQKVLKPGTRVAMAGTVKLFQNQVQLSHPDWMVMPEDDGIDVVGNAAMIGEMYAEGADDGDGKSRHGSTASADDVANFSRDIIPMYPATKDVQTWEIWRAVRQVLADTAPAEDALTAAQRDERGLMTGDEAIHRVHLPEKLDDIEAARARLKFDEALAVQTELARRRFSAVVEAAHPCRHVPGGLEDELLARLPFQLTDGQKDVLLEIGEDLADEHPMSRLLQGEVGSGKTLVSLLAMLRVVDNGHQCAILAPTEVLAAQHYRTVMTMLGDLARAGELGAADKATRIGLLMGSLGTAAKRQVLLDAVTGEAGIVIGTHALLEEHVEFFDLGMVVVDEQHRFGVEQRDVLRGKGRDDTRPHFLVMTATPIPRTVAMITFGDLDTSVMTELPRGRQPIKTSVVPMRNQKWVDRAWTRANEEIDAGRQVYVVCTKIGDEQTNAKKSKKSAKEQDAEDETLSVLDLAEQLEGGPLAGRRIGILHGRLHADEKNDVMDAFTHGEIDVLVATTVIEVGVDVPNATMMVIVNAERFGVSQLHQLRGRVGRGQHAGLCLLMTMAGDMGQSMERLRAVEASTDGFELARVDLAQRREGDILGSLQSGGKSSLSFLSLLDDVEVIADARELAEEIVLDDPDLLAHTALADLVHSILLPSRVDYLDKS, encoded by the coding sequence ATGCTGACGACCGCCTCCCCGCTCAGCGAGTCGTCGATCGATCCGGCACTGCTCACGAAGCTGCACGGACTGGAACTGACCACGGTCGGTGAACTCCTCCGCTACGTGCCGCGTCGCTACATCCGGCGCGGGCACCTCACCGAATCGGAACGACCCGAGCCGGGGGAGTGGATCACCGTCATCGGGCGCATCCAGAAGGCGCAGATGATCCAGATGAAGCGCCGCTACGGCCAGTTCCTGAAGGTCGTCGTCAATGACGGCCGCGCCAACTACGAGGCCAGCTTCTTCAACGCCCGCTGGATTCAGAAGGTCCTCAAGCCCGGGACGCGCGTCGCGATGGCGGGCACCGTCAAACTGTTCCAGAACCAGGTGCAGCTGTCGCATCCCGACTGGATGGTGATGCCCGAGGACGACGGCATCGACGTCGTCGGCAACGCCGCGATGATCGGCGAGATGTACGCCGAGGGCGCCGACGACGGAGACGGCAAAAGTAGACACGGGTCCACCGCGTCGGCCGACGACGTCGCCAACTTCTCCCGCGACATCATCCCGATGTACCCGGCCACCAAAGACGTGCAGACGTGGGAGATCTGGCGAGCCGTCCGCCAGGTGCTCGCCGACACCGCACCCGCCGAAGACGCGCTCACCGCGGCGCAGCGCGACGAGCGGGGCCTCATGACCGGCGACGAGGCCATCCACCGCGTCCACCTGCCGGAGAAGCTCGACGACATCGAGGCCGCTCGTGCCCGACTCAAGTTCGACGAGGCGCTCGCAGTCCAGACCGAACTCGCCCGACGCCGGTTCAGCGCCGTCGTCGAAGCCGCGCATCCGTGCCGCCACGTCCCCGGCGGCCTCGAGGACGAACTCCTCGCCCGACTGCCCTTCCAACTGACCGACGGGCAGAAGGACGTCCTCCTCGAGATCGGCGAGGACCTCGCCGACGAGCACCCGATGAGCCGCCTGCTGCAGGGCGAGGTCGGTTCCGGTAAGACACTCGTGTCCCTCCTCGCGATGCTCCGCGTCGTCGACAACGGACACCAGTGCGCCATCCTGGCGCCCACCGAGGTCCTCGCCGCCCAGCACTATCGGACGGTCATGACGATGCTCGGCGACCTCGCCCGGGCGGGCGAGCTCGGAGCCGCAGACAAGGCGACGCGCATCGGACTGCTGATGGGTTCACTCGGCACCGCCGCCAAACGACAAGTACTCCTGGATGCGGTCACCGGTGAGGCGGGCATCGTCATCGGCACCCACGCCCTCCTGGAGGAGCACGTCGAGTTCTTCGACCTCGGCATGGTGGTGGTCGACGAGCAGCACCGCTTCGGCGTCGAGCAGCGCGACGTCCTCCGCGGCAAGGGACGCGACGACACCCGGCCGCACTTCCTGGTCATGACGGCCACCCCGATCCCGCGGACCGTCGCGATGATCACCTTCGGCGACCTCGACACCTCGGTGATGACCGAACTTCCGCGCGGACGGCAGCCCATCAAGACCAGCGTCGTCCCGATGCGGAACCAGAAGTGGGTCGACCGCGCCTGGACCCGCGCCAACGAGGAGATCGACGCCGGCCGCCAGGTGTATGTGGTGTGCACCAAGATCGGCGACGAGCAGACCAATGCGAAGAAGTCGAAGAAGTCCGCCAAGGAGCAGGACGCGGAGGACGAGACCCTCTCGGTGCTCGACCTCGCCGAACAGCTCGAAGGCGGACCGCTCGCCGGTCGACGCATCGGCATCCTGCACGGCCGACTGCACGCCGACGAGAAGAACGACGTGATGGACGCCTTCACCCACGGCGAGATCGACGTCCTCGTCGCGACCACCGTCATCGAGGTCGGCGTCGACGTCCCCAACGCCACCATGATGGTGATCGTCAACGCCGAACGCTTCGGCGTCAGCCAGCTCCACCAGCTCCGGGGTCGCGTCGGTCGCGGGCAGCACGCCGGACTCTGCCTGCTGATGACGATGGCAGGCGACATGGGGCAGTCCATGGAACGGCTCCGGGCCGTCGAAGCCAGCACCGACGGCTTCGAACTCGCCCGCGTCGACCTCGCGCAACGCCGCGAGGGAGACATCCTCGGATCGCTGCAGTCCGGCGGCAAGAGCTCGCTCAGCTTCCTGTCGCTGCTCGACGACGTCGAGGTGATCGCCGACGCCCGCGAACTGGCCGAGGAGATCGTCCTCGACGACCCCGACCTCCTGGCGCACACCGCGCTCGCCGACCTGGTGCACTCCATTCTGCTGCCGTCACGCGTGGACTACCTCGACAAGTCCTGA
- the rpmB gene encoding 50S ribosomal protein L28: MAAVCDVCGKGPGFGKSVSHSHRRTNRRWNPNIQSVRVEVAPGNKKRQNVCTSCLKAGKTVKA, encoded by the coding sequence ATGGCTGCCGTATGTGACGTTTGCGGTAAGGGCCCTGGCTTCGGCAAGTCGGTCTCGCACTCGCACCGGCGCACCAACCGGCGCTGGAACCCGAACATCCAGTCCGTGCGCGTTGAGGTTGCCCCCGGCAACAAGAAGCGCCAGAACGTGTGCACCTCGTGCCTCAAGGCGGGCAAGACCGTCAAGGCCTGA